The segment AGGGAGAGTTGACAATGCTGTKACAATGTGATGGCCATTTCGCAACTCCTTTTCGGAGGGGGAAAGAAGATGacaaaggagggaaaagggctttTCGTTGATGGCCGTGTGTGTCTCAATGGGCAGTAGGGCACGTCCGGCATTCGAGGGTTGACCGCACTCCGATGGACATTCTAGGACATGCACCTAGAACAGATAGTTGATCAAAGCGACACATTATTTTTATCGTTCCGCAGGAAGAGCTTTCGTGTTGTCAAGGGGAGAGCATCTTTGAAGTGAGAGCACTTGTTATTGAAAAGGACAAGAGGCTTGTTGTTTTTCCAGGGATTCAACTTGAAAGATAAACTTTTATCAGTTCTTTCTTTTTGAGGTTGCACACACAGGTCCCTGTTCCCTTTTATGACTCAAAAGGGGAGTTCGGCGGATGATTTTGTGGGTCAGCGGAAAGAGAACATTGGATTTGCAGTTGTTCATTTCCTTTTGTCAACACAATATATTGGGAATATCACAGTGTTGGGAACGTGTGAGGATTACAATGGAGACGAAACCTATAATTGTTTTGCAGTGGATATCCAATACTCAAATAATGGACCATATCCATCATGTTTTTTCACTCCGTGCCACTGTATGGAATTAGTGCTGGAGTTCCCAATTCCACATTGGCATCCAACCGGAAATGTAATGCTGCGAATCCTTATGATTGATTATGACTGGAGAAGTAAGTGTAAGTGCATTGCTGAAACCATTGCGCTTTTTCTTACTGCTCGGCAAGAGCTTTTTATGCGGCAACTTATCTACAATGTCCAACATCTAAAATGGTATCAACCACTGGCACAATTACAAGAACATTAAAGTAATACAAGAGCAATTCCCAGTTACTGCAAATACTAAAGGACTACAAATCAATGGCGTGGAGGTATTGTGTTTAGAGTGTAGAGTTTTAGAGTTTGGGCAAAAACTATTATTGGTAGTAAGGATTTTTTGAGTTATTACAGTCCCTAGGCAGCAATGCGGTTTCAAAGTTACTCTGCTTGACCTTTTCCCTGCTTGCTAAGTACTGAATAGAGGTTGAAGGATAACTATTCATATTTACGACGGTATTTTGGGGGAACTGATGGCAGGTCATGCAAGTGGACCTGACTTTGTACTCATCTGATGGGACTAAAACTGTCTGAACCAACTGGTGGTATATACCTGATTCAACCAACAGGACTAAAATGAACTGATGAACAGAGACAGTTACCACACATTTATTATAATACACAACCCTCTTTGAACCCAGGTTTTTGCTTTGACCCACAACcttatttgatattttattaaattttttaacaatttttttcCTTGGAACTTCATTTTCCTTTGACCTGTGTTTCGTCCTTTCTTCTTGGATCTTGGTTTCACTTCTTTCTTggacctatttttctctttgACCTTCGCCACCTGGTCAGTATGGTGCCACCACCGCCCACCAACAAGCCTCATGTGTGCTTGTCGGCCATCTTGATCATGAGTAGCATGGCGCTGATGGACGCCTACCTGGTGGAGCAGAACCAGGGGCCCAGGAAGATTGGTGTGTGCATCATGGTCCTTGTGGGGGACATCTGCTTCCTCCTCGTCCTACGCTACGTGGCCGTGTGGGTGGGTTCCGAGGTGCGGACCTCCAAGCGTGGCTACACCATGATCCTATGGTTCTTCTACGTCTTCGTCCTGGAGATCAAGGTCTACTTTGTCTACCAGAACTACAAGGCCGAGGACGGAAAGGGGAGAAGTTTGGACGGTTGGACTGGCGGCGGCGGCGTGGATGGTGTGGCACGGAAAGCGCTGACATTGCTTCTGTCCATTTGCGTGCCCGTGGTCTACATCACGTTGGTGGCCATCGACCACATGGAGTACGTGCGGCcgcagaggaagaaggaggagatcCGGTGTCGACTCTTCTGGGTGGTGGTGGACTTGCTCGATGTCCTGGACGTGCAGGCCAACCTATGGGAGCCTCAGAGGAGAGGGCTCCCCCTATGGGTGGAGGGACTCATGTTCTTCTACTGCTACATCCTGCTGCTGGTGCTGCCGTGCGTGTCGCTGAGCGAGATCAGCATGCAAGGGGTGAACATCGTGCCCCATAAGATGATGCTCTACCCGATTCTCAGCCTGGTGACTATTAACATTATCACTCTCTTCATTCGAGGTGGGAACATGATTTTCTATAGGGactccagggtgtctgggatactGATGGGTAAAAATGTGATCGCCATTGTTCTCAAGACATGCAGTTTCGTCCAGTATCGGAGGCATCTCGGCGAGGTCCCGTCTCCCGCCCTTGGGGTTGAGATGCAGAAGAATTGCATTTTCCACGGCCCAAAAGTGACTATGCCTGTGCCCATGCCATTGCCCATGCCACCCCAAGTAGTGATTCAAAACTTCACAACGTTTCCCGAagagatggtgtgtgtgagtgacacaGAGGTTGAGCAAACGTGACACAGGTCTGAGTGAGAAAGTAATAAAGATACATAACACATTATAAGCT is part of the Salvelinus sp. IW2-2015 unplaced genomic scaffold, ASM291031v2 Un_scaffold776, whole genome shotgun sequence genome and harbors:
- the LOC112068865 gene encoding transmembrane protein 121-like; the protein is MVPPPPTNKPHVCLSAILIMSSMALMDAYLVEQNQGPRKIGVCIMVLVGDICFLLVLRYVAVWVGSEVRTSKRGYTMILWFFYVFVLEIKVYFVYQNYKAEDGKGRSLDGWTGGGGVDGVARKALTLLLSICVPVVYITLVAIDHMEYVRPQRKKEEIRCRLFWVVVDLLDVLDVQANLWEPQRRGLPLWVEGLMFFYCYILLLVLPCVSLSEISMQGVNIVPHKMMLYPILSLVTINIITLFIRGGNMIFYRDSRVSGILMGKNVIAIVLKTCSFVQYRRHLGEVPSPALGVEMQKNCIFHGPKVTMPVPMPLPMPPQVVIQNFTTFPEEMVCVSDTEVEQT